In Ailuropoda melanoleuca isolate Jingjing unplaced genomic scaffold, ASM200744v2 unplaced-scaffold2460, whole genome shotgun sequence, one DNA window encodes the following:
- the WFDC10A gene encoding WAP four-disulfide core domain protein 10A: MSAQALLLVLFLCVLLPQAQGGHRNLKMMQKIELIKEIKVCEKHTSIYMCRRPCEYHQDCQANNICCSTFCGNICMSLQ, from the exons ATGTCAGCCCAGGCTCTGCTGCTCGTCCTGTTCCTCTGTGTGCTGCTGCCGCAGGCCCAGGGAGGGCACCGTAACCTGAAGATGATGCAGA AAATAGAGCTGATCAAGGAAATCAAGGTTTGTGAAAAGCATACCAGCATATATATGTGCAGACGCCCCTGTGAATATCATCAAGATTGTCAAGCAAATAACATATGCTGTTCAACCTTCTGCGGGAATATTTGCATGAGCCTGCAGTGA